The following nucleotide sequence is from Nocardioides daedukensis.
CGGGTCCTCGAGGGCGCCGAAGACCAGCGCGGAGATGTCGTCCGACCAGTCCTTGAACCTGACCCGGTCCTCGGGCGGCACGCCGAGCATGCTCGCGATCACGATCGCGGGCAGGGGATAGGCGACCTCGTGGATCAGGTCGATCACGCCCTCCTGGCCGGCCTTGACCCGCGCCTCGTCCAGCAGCTCGTCGGCGATCTGCTCGACCTCCGAGCGCATTGCCGAGATGATTCGCGGAGAGAACGCCTTGTGCACCAGGCGTCGGAACCGGGTGTGCTCGGGCTGGTCGCGGAAGACCAGCCAGCCGTTGAGGAGCTCGAGTGTCTCGACGAGTCCGAGGTTGGGCCGCTCCTTGCGTCGCTCACGGGCAATGACGGGGGAGATCCGGTCGGAGGAGAACCGCTGGTCCGACATCGCCGCACCGACGTCGTCGTGCCGGGTCAGCACCCACGAGCGATAGCGGGCGTTCCAGTGGATCGGGTCGGTCTCGCGCAGCATGCCCAGGAACGCGTAGGGGTCGCTGACGGCCTCCGGTGCCAGGATCTCGTCCAGGAGTGCCTGGGTGGTCGGCTCGTTGGCCATGATCAGTTTCCCTTCGCGTTGTCGAACTTCATCAGCGCCACGACGCAGGCGTTGCCGTCCACTCCGGACACGCCGCCACCCATCGTCTCGACGAGGCCAACTCGGGCACCGTCGACCTGGCGTTGGCCGGCATCGCCGCGGAGCTGCCAGACGATCTCCACCACTTGGGCGACGCCGGTGGCGCCGAGCGGATGACCGCGGGAGAGCAGGCCGCCGGACGGGTTGATCGGAAGGTCTCCGCCGAGCGCGGTGGCTCCCGAGGCAGCCTTGGCGCCGGCCTGGCCCTGGGGGACCAACCCGAGTGCCTCGGTGGTGGTCAGCTCACCGATCGTGAACGCGTCGTGCACCTCGGCGACATCGACGTCCTCGGGTCCGAGCCCGGCAACGTCGTACGCCGCTCGGGCGGTGTCGTGGATCAGCCGGTAGCCCCACACGTCGGTGCTGCGGTGGTCCCACGGTCCGCCGGAGCGCTGCGCCGTGGCCAGCAGCTCCACGTCGCGTGCCGAGGTGCGCGTGCTGGAGAGGACCACTGCGGCCGCGCCGTCGGAGATGGGGCTGCACTGCAGCAGGGTGATCGGGTCGGAGATCATCGGCGAGGCAAGCACCTGCTCGATGGTGTACTCGCCTCGATATTGCGCTCGCGAGTTGTGCATGGCGTGGCGGTGGTTCTTCACCGAGACCGCCGCGAGCTGCTCGAGCGTGGTGCGTCCCTCGTGGAGCCACCTGCTGGCCTCCATCGCATACATGCTCGGCATGGCCAGTCCGGTGCGGCCCTCCGTGTCCGACTGCTGGGGGATGATCGGCCCCTTGAACAAGGGCGTCATCTGCTCCACGCCGAGCACGAGGACGCGTTGGTAGCGACCGCTCTGCAGGGCGACAGCAGCCTCGTGCAGGGCGGAGGTGCCGCTGGCGCAGGCATTCTCGACCGTCACGATGGGGACACCGGTGATCGCGAAGCCCTGCAACACGCGCATGGCCACGCCGGGCTCACCGAAGACGCTGCCCACGAAGACCGCGTCGAACGGATGCGTCGAGTCAGCGCCTTCATCATCGAGGGCCTCGCCGATCGCCTGCCACGCCAGCTCGGCCACGGACAGGTCTGGCTGCTTGCCGAAGTGCGAGGTGCCTGCACCAGTGATCCACACGCTCATGACTCGACCTCCACGACGACATCGCCTTCGACCGGTTCGACCAGGCGGATCCGACTGCCGACCGCTGGGGCCGTGTCCGAGCCGCGCACGTGGGCCAGCACTCGTGGGCCCTCGTCGAGGTCGACGTAGGCCAGGGCATAGGGAGGGGTTCGGTCACCGACGGCGATCCGGACCACGGTCGAGGACCAGACCACTCCGGCGGGCCCGAACCGGGCCTCGACGACCCGGCCGCCGCAATCGGCGCATCGTG
It contains:
- a CDS encoding Zn-ribbon domain-containing OB-fold protein, whose protein sequence is MSDPRPRVEGTDPPQVIGVACTDCGHPMPTPRPRCADCGGRVVEARFGPAGVVWSSTVVRIAVGDRTPPYALAYVDLDEGPRVLAHVRGSDTAPAVGSRIRLVEPVEGDVVVEVES
- a CDS encoding thiolase family protein yields the protein MSVWITGAGTSHFGKQPDLSVAELAWQAIGEALDDEGADSTHPFDAVFVGSVFGEPGVAMRVLQGFAITGVPIVTVENACASGTSALHEAAVALQSGRYQRVLVLGVEQMTPLFKGPIIPQQSDTEGRTGLAMPSMYAMEASRWLHEGRTTLEQLAAVSVKNHRHAMHNSRAQYRGEYTIEQVLASPMISDPITLLQCSPISDGAAAVVLSSTRTSARDVELLATAQRSGGPWDHRSTDVWGYRLIHDTARAAYDVAGLGPEDVDVAEVHDAFTIGELTTTEALGLVPQGQAGAKAASGATALGGDLPINPSGGLLSRGHPLGATGVAQVVEIVWQLRGDAGQRQVDGARVGLVETMGGGVSGVDGNACVVALMKFDNAKGN